The region CTGGGCCGACGTCGGGCCGATCTGGAGCGTGAACTTGACCGTTTGGTGCAGGCCTTGAGTGTCCTCGAACGCTCGGGACCGGCCGAACACTCGGCGCAATCGAGCTTTCTTGCGTATCGTCGCTTTGCCTTGCTCGCGGCGGATCTGGCGCTGGGAGATCCCTCGGCCGCTTTGCACCAAGCCTATCGAGCCGGGGCCAGTTTTGCCGATGTGTCGCGCGAGGTGTTGTCGCTGGCCGAGACCAGGACCCAGGACCGGATCCAAGCCGCCCAGCAGCGCGACGATGCCTTGTTTGACCACCTGATACTGTTGTCGCTGACCGGGGCGCTGGTGTTTTTAGCGGCGGTGATGACGTGGGCGCTGGCCACCTCTTGGGTGACCAAACGGTTTACCCTGTTGTCGCGCACGGTTCAGGCCTTGTTGCACGATGAGCCCGACCCTGACGATCTGGCCGAGGTTCGCAGCCTGGGGGCGGGTCTCTTGTTTCGCGATCTGTCGGCGGCGGTATTGGTGTTTCGCGATGCCGTGCGCGAGCGCCGCCGAGCCCGCCAGGATCTCGCCGAACGCATGAAGGAGTTGAGCTGCCTTTACGATATTTCCCGACTGACCGAACGCGACGACATGGCCGTGGCGGCGATGCTGGAGGCTGTCGCGACCCGCCTGCCCACGGCGGTGCGTTATCCTGAACGGGCCTTGGTGTGTATTGAGCATGGGGGACTTCGCCATGGCCCCCCCTTGCCCGAGGGGACCGTTGCCCAAAACATTCGCTTCACCGGCTACGACAATGTCGCGGCGCGCCTCAGGGTGGCTTACATCGCCTCCCTGCCCTCGGAGGCGGGCGATCCGTTTCTGGTCGAGGAACTCACGCTGTTCGAGACCGTGGCCTCCCGCCTGAGCCAAGCCCTGGAACGCCGGCGTGTGGCCCAGGCCGAGCGCGACGCCCAGGCTCTCATGCACGCGGTCTTTGAAAATGCCCCGTATGCTATCGACTTGGTGGATTCAGAAACCCTTCGCTTTGTCAACATCAATGCGGCCGCCTGCCGCATGCTTGGCTACCGACGCGAAGAGATGCTCGGCCTTCGCCTCCAGGATGTCCGCGGGATGAACTCGACCGTTGATCTGCGCGAGAGCGTCCGTCAGGTTCTCATTCAAGGAAGCCAGAGTTTCGAAGCCCGCCTGCGGCGCAAGGACGGACGCCTGATCGATGTCCGGGTCAGTGCTGGCTCTCTCCAACAAAAGGGGCGCCACTATCTGGTTGGGCTTTGGCACGACATTACCTCGGAGAAGATCTCGGAGGAAAACATCCGAAAACTCTCTTTGGTTGTAGAGCAAAGCCCCAATCCGGTGGTAATCACCAATTTGTCGGCCGAAATCGAGTACGTCAATGATGCCTTCGTCCGCTTGACGGGCTACTCGCGGGAAGAGGTGCTCGGTCGCAACCCACGCCTTTTGAACTCGGGCAAGACCCCGGCCTCGACCTATCGCGGCCTGTGGCAGGCCTTGGGACGGGGCGAAACCTGGGTGGGGGAATTCATCAACCGGGCCCGGGACGGCCGGGAGTTGATCGAGTCTTGCACGATTGTGCCCTTGCGCCGCGAGGACGGCATGGTCACCCATTATGTGGCCATCAAGGAGGACATTACCGAAAAAAAGCGCATGAGCGAGCAGCTCGAATGCTATCGCCTGCATCTGGAATGCTTGGTGAACGAGCGCACCGCCGAAGTGATGGCCGCCAAGGAAGCCGCCGAGGCCATTGGCCGCGATTTCCGCCGCGTCTTGGAGGCCTCTCCCGATTTGATCGTGCTCAAGGACCGCGACCGTCGCTATAAGGCGGTCAGCCGCACCTTCTTGTGGGCCTGCGGCCTGTCCTTGTGGGAGGAAGTGCACAACCGAACCGCCGCTGAAGTACTAACCCCGGTCCTCGCCGCCGAGGTCGAGAGATGGGAGGACGAGCAACTGCGCTCGGGCCAGGACGTGGTGGTGCGCGAGATGACCTTCCCCTTCGGCGAGGAAACCAGAGCCCGGTTGATGTCCATGACCCACAGCGTGCTGCGCGACCGCGACGGCTCGTTCGCCGGTTTTCTCGTTCAGGGCCGTGACATCACCGAACGGGAACGAGCCTCCAAAGCCCTGGCCCGCAAGGAAGAAGAACTGCGCTTGCTGCTGGAATCCACCTCGGAGGGGATTTTCGGGATCGATCCCCAGGGCCGCGTCACCTTTGCCAACGCCGCCGCCGCCGCCATGCTGGGCTACGAGCACGCCTGTGAACTGATCGGCCTGTGCTCCCACGAGGCCATGCACCATTCCCACGCGGATGGCACCTTCTATCCCCACGAGGCCTGCCCGATCAACCGGGCAGTGTTGGCCGGGGAGCGGGTAACCTGCGATACAGAAGTCTTCTGGAGACGCGACGGCCAGTTTTTCCCCGTCGCCTACGCCAGCGSCCCCCTGGTCCGCGATGGGATCGGCATCGGGGCCGTGGTCTCGTTCCAGGATATCCGCGCGCGCAAACAAGCCGAACTAGAACTGCGCGAGGCCAAGGAAGCCGCCGAAGCCGCCAGCCGCTCCAAGAGCCAGTTCCTGGCCAATATGAGCCACGAAATTCGCACGCCGATGAACAGCATCATCGGTCTGACCCATGTCTTGCGTCGCGACATCACCGATGTGCGCCACAGTGAACACCTGACCAAAATCGCCGGAGCCGCCCAACATCTTCTTGGTCTCATCAACGACATTCTCGATCTTTCCAAAATCGAGGCCGGGCGTATGCACCTGGAGAAGGTGGATTTCGATCTCGAGACCGTCTTCGATACGGTGTGCGGCCTTGTCCGCGACCGGGCCGATGCCAAGGGCCTAGAACTGGTGGTCGATCTCGATTCCGTCCCCTTGCGCCTGCGCGGCGACGGCATGCGCTTAGGCCAAATCCTGGTCAATTTCGCGGGCAACGCGGTGAAGTTCACCGAGCATGGCCGGGTGGTGTTGCGCGCCAGCCTCCTCTCTCAGACACGCACCGAGGTTTGGGTGCGCTTCGAGGTCAGCGATAGCGGGATCGGCTTGGCCCCGGAACAACGACTGCGCCTGTTCCTCCCCTTCGAACAGGCCGATCCTTCCATCACCCGCAAATACGGCGGCACCGGCCTGGGCCTTGCCATCTCGCGTCGGTTGACCGAACTGATGGAGGGCCGCATTGGGGTGGACAGCCTCCCCGGTCAAGGAAGCACCTTCTGGGTGGAAATCCCCTTCGAGCCCAGCCGAAGCGCCATCGAGGCCCACATCAAGCGCATTGAGGTGCGCGACCGGCGTATTCTCGTTGTCGATGATCTAGAAGACGCCCGCGACTCCCTTTTGCACATGCTAGCCATGATGGGGGTCCAGGTGATGGCGGTGGACAGTGGTCAGGCCGCCCTGGAAGCCGTCATGGCCGCCACCTTCGAGCAAAAGCCTTTTGACCTGCTGTTGATCGACGCCCGCATGCCCGGCATGAGCGGCATTGAGGTCGGGCGTCATTTATATACCCTCCCCCTGCCTGAACAGCCCATGCGCTTGCTGATCAGTGCCCAAAACGAGGATGTGTCGCGCGAGCGTCTGGCGGCGGCCGGATTTTTCGAGATGTTGGCCAAACCCATCACACCATCGCGCCTGTTCGAAGCCTTGCAAGACGCCTTTTCCGGCCACCACTCCCTGGCGGCCTTGCCGGAAGCCGGCGACGCCGAGCGCCGGTTGCGCCAACGCGGCGGCGCTTCCTTGCTTCTGGTCGAGGACAACGTGGTCAGCCAGGAGGTCGCCCAGGAACTGCTCACCAGTGTCGGCATGCGGGTGGACGTGGCCGACAACGGTGAAATCGCCGCCGACCTGGCCCGCAAGCGGACCTACGATCTGATTTTGATGGACATGCAAATGCCCATGATGGATGGCCTGGCCGCCACGCGCCTGATCCGGGCGGATCCCAACCGGCAAGACGTGCCCATCATCGCCATGACCGCCAATGCCTTCGAAGAGGACCGGGCCGCCTGCCTTGCCGCCGGCATGAATGACCACATCTCCAAGCCGGTGAACCCCGAGATTCTCTATCGCACTGTCTTGCGCTGGCTGCCCGCGGTCGAGGGACTGGCACCGTCGCCTGATCCCCTGGAGGGGGGGGCCGTCCCTGGGGAGCGCTTTGATACCTTGTGGCGGGGGATTGAGGGCATGCCGGGCCTCGACTGGGCGGCGGGCCTCAAAGTGGCGAACGGGCGACGGGAGTTGTATGTCCGCTTGCTCGGGCGCTTCACGAGTTCGACCGAGCAAGAACGGCTGGAAGCGGCCCTTGCCGTTGGCAATCGCGATGAGGCTCGACTTGCCGCCCACACTTTGAAAGGTGTTGCCGCGACCCTTGGGGCTTATGAGGTACGGGCCGCCGCCGCCGCGGTCGAAGCCAGCTTGCGCGACGAGACGCCTCCCCCCTCTCTCAACGACCAAGTCATCCAGTTGGGAGCCGCCTTTGCGGCCCTGCAAGCAAGGCTGTCCGATCTCTTGCCGACATTGACCGAGGAACAGCTCCCTGAGGCAGACCCAGACTGGGAGCAAGCGCGCGTCGCGGCCGCGCGCTTGGAGGATTTGTTGCGGATTGACGACATGTCTGCCCTGGCCGCTTTCCGCAGCGATGTCGGGATCTTGACGCCTGCCTTGGGGCTCGCCGTTGTCCAGGAAATAGCCCGGCATCTGGAGGCGTACTCGTTCGACAAAGCCCTGAGCTTGTTGCGCCTTGCCTGTTCCTCGTGGCCGACGCCTGTCGAGGGGGCCTTGGAGTGAGACAGGCAAGGACGGAAAAGGCTGGGGAGGCGCGGCCCCCCCAGACCCCTCGCTCACTTTGGTCCTTCAAACGCTCTCCTCTGGTTTGTCCAGGCGAGGGCGCGTAAGAACAAGGCTCCTCCCCGGGACCAAGGAGAAGACAAGGTGGGTGCGCAGTTCTCCCTCTCGGCCGTGGTGGCCGGTTTTATCGCCGTGGTAGTGTCGTTTGCCGGCCCCTCGGTGCTGATGTTCCAGGCCGGGG is a window of Pararhodospirillum photometricum DSM 122 DNA encoding:
- a CDS encoding PAS domain S-box protein encodes the protein MKGRRFYALILFLPVVVIALIQSCVATLSLTSLWQGHVRDVASQRNSTTADSEAPRFLLHLSSVQRELTLLLERAAARRIDREELGRRRADLERELDRLVQALSVLERSGPAEHSAQSSFLAYRRFALLAADLALGDPSAALHQAYRAGASFADVSREVLSLAETRTQDRIQAAQQRDDALFDHLILLSLTGALVFLAAVMTWALATSWVTKRFTLLSRTVQALLHDEPDPDDLAEVRSLGAGLLFRDLSAAVLVFRDAVRERRRARQDLAERMKELSCLYDISRLTERDDMAVAAMLEAVATRLPTAVRYPERALVCIEHGGLRHGPPLPEGTVAQNIRFTGYDNVAARLRVAYIASLPSEAGDPFLVEELTLFETVASRLSQALERRRVAQAERDAQALMHAVFENAPYAIDLVDSETLRFVNINAAACRMLGYRREEMLGLRLQDVRGMNSTVDLRESVRQVLIQGSQSFEARLRRKDGRLIDVRVSAGSLQQKGRHYLVGLWHDITSEKISEENIRKLSLVVEQSPNPVVITNLSAEIEYVNDAFVRLTGYSREEVLGRNPRLLNSGKTPASTYRGLWQALGRGETWVGEFINRARDGRELIESCTIVPLRREDGMVTHYVAIKEDITEKKRMSEQLECYRLHLECLVNERTAEVMAAKEAAEAIGRDFRRVLEASPDLIVLKDRDRRYKAVSRTFLWACGLSLWEEVHNRTAAEVLTPVLAAEVERWEDEQLRSGQDVVVREMTFPFGEETRARLMSMTHSVLRDRDGSFAGFLVQGRDITERERASKALARKEEELRLLLESTSEGIFGIDPQGRVTFANAAAAAMLGYEHACELIGLCSHEAMHHSHADGTFYPHEACPINRAVLAGERVTCDTEVFWRRDGQFFPVAYASXPLVRDGIGIGAVVSFQDIRARKQAELELREAKEAAEAASRSKSQFLANMSHEIRTPMNSIIGLTHVLRRDITDVRHSEHLTKIAGAAQHLLGLINDILDLSKIEAGRMHLEKVDFDLETVFDTVCGLVRDRADAKGLELVVDLDSVPLRLRGDGMRLGQILVNFAGNAVKFTEHGRVVLRASLLSQTRTEVWVRFEVSDSGIGLAPEQRLRLFLPFEQADPSITRKYGGTGLGLAISRRLTELMEGRIGVDSLPGQGSTFWVEIPFEPSRSAIEAHIKRIEVRDRRILVVDDLEDARDSLLHMLAMMGVQVMAVDSGQAALEAVMAATFEQKPFDLLLIDARMPGMSGIEVGRHLYTLPLPEQPMRLLISAQNEDVSRERLAAAGFFEMLAKPITPSRLFEALQDAFSGHHSLAALPEAGDAERRLRQRGGASLLLVEDNVVSQEVAQELLTSVGMRVDVADNGEIAADLARKRTYDLILMDMQMPMMDGLAATRLIRADPNRQDVPIIAMTANAFEEDRAACLAAGMNDHISKPVNPEILYRTVLRWLPAVEGLAPSPDPLEGGAVPGERFDTLWRGIEGMPGLDWAAGLKVANGRRELYVRLLGRFTSSTEQERLEAALAVGNRDEARLAAHTLKGVAATLGAYEVRAAAAAVEASLRDETPPPSLNDQVIQLGAAFAALQARLSDLLPTLTEEQLPEADPDWEQARVAAARLEDLLRIDDMSALAAFRSDVGILTPALGLAVVQEIARHLEAYSFDKALSLLRLACSSWPTPVEGALE